In Dasypus novemcinctus isolate mDasNov1 chromosome 23, mDasNov1.1.hap2, whole genome shotgun sequence, the following proteins share a genomic window:
- the DNASE1 gene encoding deoxyribonuclease-1: MRGAELMGALLALAGLLRAALPLRIAAFNIQTFGETKMANATLSNYIVQILSRYDIALVQEVRDSHLVAVGKLLDSLNQDAPDAYQYVASEPLGRNSYKERYLFVYRPAQVSLLDSYYYDDGCEPCGNDTFSREPAIVKFFSPFTPVKEFAIVPLHAAPADAVAEIDALYDVYLDVLEKWGLEDVVLMGDFNAGCSYVSAAHWASIRLRTDPAFQWLIPDSADTTVSSTHCAYDRIVVSGRLLQRSVVPGSAAPFDFQAAFGLSSQTARAISDHYPVEVLLRRV; the protein is encoded by the exons ATGAGGGGTGCGGAGCTGATGGGGGCGCTGCTCGCCCTGGCCGGCCTGCTGCGGGCGGCCCTGCCCCTGCGAATCGCGGCCTTCAACATCCAGACTTTTGGGGAGACCAAGATGGCCAATGCCACCCTCTCCAACTACATTGTGCAG ATCCTGAGTCGCTATGACATCGCCCTTGTCCAGGAAGTCCGAGACAGCCACCTGGTGGCCGTGGGGAAGCTGCTCGACAGCCTCAATCA GGACGCGCCGGACGCCTATCAGTACGTGGCCAGCGAGCCGCTGGGCCGCAACAGCTACAAGGAGCGCTACCTCTTCGTGTACAG ACCCGCCCAGGTGTCCCTGCTGGACAGCTACTACTACGACGACGGCTGCGAGCCGTGTGGCAACGACACCTTCAGCCGCGAGCCTGCCATTGTCAAGTTCTTCTCCCCATTCACGC CGGTCAAGGAGTTTGCCATCGTGCCCCTGCACGCAGCCCCAGCGGACGCGGTGGCTGAGATTGACGCGCTCTACGACGTCTACCTGGATGTGCTGGAGAAGTGGGGCCTGGAG GACGTCGTGCTGATGGGCGACTTCAACGCCGGCTGCAGCTACGTGAGCGCCGCCCACTGGGCGTCCATTCGCCTGCGCACGGACCCAGCCTTCCAGTGGCTGATCCCCGACTCCGCCGACACCACAGTTTCATCCACACACTGTGCCTACGACAG GATCGTGGTCTCTGGACGCCTGCTGCAGCGCTCCGTCGTCCCTGGCTCAGCCGCGCCCTTTGACTTCCAAGCTGCATTTGGACTGAGCAGCCAAACC GCCCGAGCCATCAGTGACCACTACCCGGTGGAGGTGCTGCTGCGCAGAGTCTGA